The window AGAAGCAGGGTTGTCTCCTTCGCCCTCTGCCTCTTCAATAATGGCATCCACAATTTCCGGTTCGTCACTGCGTTGATCAGACATAGAAGGTCCACCTTCTGTATGGGAATCAAGAGAGAATATCTTGCTGGGCAGCGGCGTTCCCTGCATGCCCAGGCACTGCGTATAGATTACTGAGTATAATATGGGGTTGGGGGGCGATGATTGCAAGGTGGGGGAATGGGAAAAATAGGGAAAAGCAGACTTGCTCGGCATAAGAAAAAAGGCCCTCCATAGGAATGGAGGGCCTTCTTCTATTGTGGCGTCGCCAAAAGCTTAGCCGGCGTGACCGCAACCACCACCCGTTGCTGCAGGGGTGAAGGAGTTGCCACAGCCACAGCTGCTCTGAGCATTGGGGTTTTTGATTTGGAAGGAGGCACCGTTAAGGTCCTCAACAAAATCGATCTCAGCACCGCGCAGATAGTTGATCGAGGTGGAGTCCACCAAAACCTTCACGGCACCAGACTCAACAACCAGAT of the Magnetococcus sp. PR-3 genome contains:
- the erpA gene encoding iron-sulfur cluster insertion protein ErpA, yielding MSITLTENATTKLSTLIAEENNPNLKLRIFVSGGGCSGFQYGFTFDENQDDNDLVVESGAVKVLVDSTSINYLRGAEIDFVEDLNGASFQIKNPNAQSSCGCGNSFTPAATGGGCGHAG